The following nucleotide sequence is from Sphaeramia orbicularis chromosome 24, fSphaOr1.1, whole genome shotgun sequence.
GCACCTTATCACCGTGGCGCATGGAAACACTTGTGGAGGCGTCAGGGCGCAATTTGGCACCGGCTTCCAAGGCTCTGATAAAAAGGGATTTCCTGCATTCAGAGACACATCCTCAGAGGACTTTACACAGGACTGATCTCCCATACGGAACCATGGAGAACTTTACGCATGACACAGGATttacttcttctacttcttcttgtCGTCTGTGGAGACCGTGGACGGAAGCAGAGGACCAGAGTGCTGTGTGTAAAGTGAGTTTAGACAACTTCAAGTCTGAAAATGTAGAGAATATCCAACACGGTTTTTGTAATTGActgcaggttttgttttgttttgtttaattttaggtTTATTTCTTGGCTTTTGACCTTTCTGACATAAAACACCTCAAACCTCAAGTCACTCATCCGGTGAAGTGAGTACCTGAAACACCTTCATCTCttatatttgaatgaatgaatgatagaatagaatagaatagaatagaatagaatagaatagaatagaatagaatagaatagaatagaatgtctttattgtcattgtacaggtacaacgaaattaaaaagtgcaatcgtcctaggtgccataaaaaagtataaataatgtatataaaagagtacaaaaactaaaatataaaaagacatAAGAtataaaaagatatatatatatatatatatatatatatatatatatatatatatatatatatatatacagatataaaaagaaaaccctgatggcataaatatctaaaaagcagcataaaaaaagagtgttactagaagtataaaagagatataaaacatcatatactctgaatgaatgaatgaatgaatgaatgaatgaatttatttttggttttacatcaatcattgtactcagtacattaatcgtaataaacataaaaaccaaaaaaggaataggctagaagcaaaagctttttttttttttttgcctatccttctcaactaatacactgcttacatcaacttaaatgtatacagcatcgagcattcacaccataataataacaaatgattttttttttttaaattaacaacaaaaacacatctaccatctcaattcaatatttctgaataatttaaacttaaagtactcttttttttttttttttaacttcgcctTGTATTGAATTGTAAATGCATCTTATTTATATACTTTTATATCcccttttaaatgttttttcttattttctagaTTGTACTGGCCAAAATCGAAGTGCTTCGATTACCTATACCAGGATGCAGAAATGCTCCTGCGTAACTACCCAGTCCAAGCCACCATCTGCCCCTATGAGGAGTCCAGCAGCGACGAGGagagcgaggaggaggaggaggaattaaCGGAAAAGGACAACTAAATGTCACTGCCTTGGgacttacagctttttttttgttacataacGTGTTAATATATTTCTCTATTCTTAATTTATTCCTGTAAATTCTTGTAAATAACTATTTTC
It contains:
- the ripply2 gene encoding protein ripply2, which produces MENFTHDTGFTSSTSSCRLWRPWTEAEDQSAVCKVYFLAFDLSDIKHLKPQVTHPVKLYWPKSKCFDYLYQDAEMLLRNYPVQATICPYEESSSDEESEEEEEELTEKDN